One Candidatus Kuenenbacteria bacterium genomic region harbors:
- the mraY gene encoding phospho-N-acetylmuramoyl-pentapeptide-transferase codes for MTNIYLIKILILTTVSFVLSFLLTPILTHYLYKYKLGKSIRNTGATPVFSSLHEHKAGTPTMGGILIWFTTLIIALLFFYIDYLFPRSSLGILNFLTREETVLPLSCLIATALVGLFDDFIDIKSSGKGGLRMKHRLLIYTIIATIGALWFYFKLDWDVFHIPFVGNLVIGWWYIPVFIFVIVATAFSVNEIDGLDGLAGGTLLAAFTAFGAIALIQDKINLAALCGVIAGALLAFLWFNIVPARFFMGDTGAMALGVTLGVVAMLTNQALLLLVIGFLFVIESLSVILQMLSKKLRHGKKIFLSSPIHHHFQAIGWGESKIVMRFWVIAGVTAVMGVVIFLLDKGL; via the coding sequence ATGACCAATATCTATCTGATAAAAATACTAATTCTTACTACTGTTTCTTTTGTGCTGTCTTTCCTTTTGACCCCCATACTCACTCATTATCTTTACAAATACAAGCTGGGCAAATCTATCAGAAATACTGGCGCCACGCCTGTCTTTTCCTCTCTTCATGAACACAAGGCCGGCACGCCCACCATGGGTGGCATCCTAATTTGGTTTACCACCCTAATCATCGCTCTTCTTTTCTTTTATATTGATTATCTTTTCCCCAGGAGCTCTCTTGGTATTCTAAACTTTCTGACTCGGGAGGAGACAGTCTTGCCTTTGAGCTGCCTGATCGCCACTGCTCTTGTTGGCCTTTTTGATGACTTTATCGATATAAAAAGTAGTGGCAAGGGTGGTCTGCGCATGAAACACCGCTTGTTAATTTACACAATTATCGCCACTATCGGCGCTCTCTGGTTTTACTTCAAGCTCGACTGGGACGTTTTTCATATACCTTTTGTCGGCAATCTGGTTATTGGCTGGTGGTATATTCCTGTTTTCATTTTTGTCATCGTCGCAACCGCCTTTTCCGTCAATGAGATTGATGGCCTTGATGGCCTAGCCGGCGGCACCCTACTCGCCGCCTTCACTGCCTTTGGGGCCATTGCTCTCATACAGGACAAAATAAACCTAGCCGCCCTATGTGGTGTTATCGCCGGCGCCCTCTTGGCTTTCTTGTGGTTCAATATCGTCCCAGCCCGCTTCTTTATGGGTGATACTGGCGCCATGGCCCTAGGTGTTACCTTGGGGGTTGTCGCCATGTTGACCAATCAGGCACTCCTACTTTTAGTAATTGGCTTTCTTTTTGTAATTGAATCTCTCTCGGTTATCCTACAAATGCTCTCCAAAAAACTCCGCCATGGCAAAAAAATATTTCTCTCCTCGCCCATCCACCACCATTTCCAGGCCATCGGTTGGGGAGAAAGCAAGATAGTTATGCGCTTTTGGGTGATTGCCGGCGTCACCGCTGTCATGGGCGTTGTCATTTTCCTCTTAGATAAAGGCTTATAA